Proteins encoded in a region of the Paenibacillus sp. E222 genome:
- a CDS encoding Ger(x)C family spore germination protein, whose protein sequence is MSRFRRQLTIGLSGLLLMFTSGCWSSKEIEDLSVYVGVGLDVAEESKFEKSINEQGGHYPKNNNLTATVQIVPRIGPKQDTQKGTGASEGQSFLNERLTGDSLFQIFRQFALRRDRPLIGHHLKVIVVSHELSKKYSLEQLLDFILRDNDIRPSCLVLVSHGTAHEALSSIEPGEVPAFYLKGVVGNSYRSNKILPPVSLAKLDGKMQSGSSFLLQNVLTAEGEHKFSGAGIYKGETKKWIGSINQIELEGLSWITGKAQQGAVKSYAPPNGHTVTYEIKSTKSKIIPLVQGNNISFHVKIESEGQLMEDWSSPEIPSTDKYIRKLEIQFADTIKEQIQQVMNKMQRTYRVDVAGFGEELRIKYPKVWKKVKKDWDETFSHVPVTYDVKLNIKDSGSSTD, encoded by the coding sequence TTGAGCAGATTCAGAAGACAATTAACCATTGGGTTATCGGGGTTGCTGCTAATGTTTACCTCAGGATGTTGGAGCAGTAAAGAGATTGAAGATCTAAGCGTTTATGTGGGTGTGGGACTGGACGTGGCTGAGGAATCGAAATTTGAAAAGAGTATTAATGAACAAGGAGGCCATTATCCCAAAAACAACAATTTAACGGCTACCGTACAGATTGTTCCACGAATCGGCCCCAAACAGGATACTCAAAAAGGCACAGGTGCTTCCGAAGGGCAATCTTTTTTGAATGAAAGGTTGACTGGAGATTCCCTGTTTCAGATCTTTCGTCAGTTTGCTCTAAGAAGAGACCGTCCACTCATTGGTCATCATTTAAAGGTCATCGTTGTTTCTCATGAGTTGTCCAAGAAATATAGTTTGGAGCAGCTGCTTGACTTTATTTTGCGTGATAATGATATCCGCCCCAGTTGTCTGGTTTTAGTAAGCCATGGAACAGCTCACGAAGCTCTTAGTTCTATAGAGCCGGGAGAAGTTCCGGCCTTTTATTTAAAGGGAGTGGTAGGGAATTCGTACCGTTCCAACAAGATCCTTCCTCCTGTGTCTCTTGCGAAGCTTGACGGGAAAATGCAGTCCGGGTCAAGCTTTTTGTTGCAGAATGTCCTTACAGCCGAGGGTGAGCATAAATTCTCAGGGGCAGGGATCTACAAAGGAGAGACGAAAAAATGGATCGGCTCTATAAATCAGATTGAACTCGAAGGATTGTCATGGATCACAGGGAAGGCCCAGCAAGGAGCTGTTAAATCATACGCTCCACCCAATGGCCATACGGTAACCTATGAAATCAAGTCTACCAAGAGTAAAATCATACCACTGGTTCAAGGCAACAACATCTCTTTTCATGTAAAGATTGAATCAGAAGGCCAACTCATGGAAGATTGGAGTTCCCCGGAAATCCCTTCAACGGACAAGTATATTCGTAAATTGGAGATACAGTTTGCGGATACAATCAAAGAACAAATACAGCAGGTTATGAATAAAATGCAGCGTACCTATCGGGTGGACGTGGCCGGATTTGGTGAAGAGCTGAGGATCAAATATCCGAAGGTGTGGAAAAAAGTGAAAAAAGATTGGGATGAAACATTCAGTCACGTTCCCGTAACCTATGATGTGAAACTGAATATTAAAGATTCTGGATCATCGACGGATTAA
- the mmuP gene encoding S-methylmethionine permease, whose amino-acid sequence MNNNKDTGHFQRKMQARHVVMLSLGGVIGTGLFLSSGYTIQQAGPIGTILSYLIGAIVVYLVMLCLGELSVHMPETGAFHSYAAKYIGPATGYTVAWLYWLTWTVALGSEFTAAGLLMQRWFPSVNVWIWSALFALMIFLFNALTVKFFAESEFWFSAVKVLTIVVFIILGGAAVFGIIPMADSEPAPFLSNITASGWFPNGATAILMTMLAVNFAFSGTELIGIAAGETENPEKTIPKAIHTTLWRLIIFFIGTIVILSALLPMSDASVLESPFVAVMERVGVPYAADIMNFVILTAILSAANSGLYASSRMLWSLADKKTISPWFATLTKRGVPLNALLISMVGGGLALLSSIIAPGTVYITLVSISGLAVVAVWMSISASQYMFRRQYIREGHAVKDLVYRTPLYPAVPIISFILCLASCIGIAFDPTQRIALYCGVPFIAVCYAVYYLTERVNKKRGQVHDASTTD is encoded by the coding sequence ATGAATAACAACAAAGATACGGGGCATTTTCAGCGTAAAATGCAGGCACGGCATGTAGTTATGCTCTCACTCGGTGGAGTCATCGGTACAGGGTTATTTCTAAGTTCGGGCTATACCATCCAGCAGGCAGGACCGATCGGTACTATTCTGTCTTATCTGATCGGAGCGATTGTCGTCTATCTGGTCATGCTCTGTTTAGGTGAACTTTCTGTTCATATGCCAGAGACAGGGGCGTTTCATAGCTATGCGGCAAAATACATCGGACCAGCAACAGGATACACAGTAGCCTGGTTGTATTGGCTAACCTGGACGGTTGCCCTCGGTTCCGAATTTACAGCGGCCGGGCTGTTGATGCAGCGCTGGTTCCCTTCAGTGAATGTTTGGATCTGGAGCGCATTGTTTGCGCTTATGATCTTCCTGTTCAACGCGCTGACTGTCAAATTTTTTGCGGAATCGGAGTTCTGGTTTTCCGCAGTTAAAGTCCTTACAATTGTAGTCTTCATTATTCTTGGGGGCGCAGCCGTATTTGGTATTATTCCAATGGCAGATTCGGAACCTGCACCGTTTCTATCCAATATTACAGCATCGGGTTGGTTCCCCAATGGGGCTACTGCGATACTAATGACGATGCTTGCCGTAAACTTTGCGTTCTCGGGTACCGAATTGATTGGGATTGCTGCCGGGGAAACAGAGAATCCGGAGAAGACGATTCCAAAAGCGATCCATACCACACTGTGGCGTTTAATTATCTTTTTCATCGGAACAATTGTCATTCTCTCGGCACTGCTTCCGATGTCGGATGCGAGTGTGCTCGAAAGTCCGTTTGTGGCGGTCATGGAGCGGGTGGGAGTACCCTATGCAGCAGACATTATGAACTTTGTTATTTTGACGGCGATTCTGTCTGCGGCTAATTCGGGGTTGTATGCATCTTCACGGATGCTCTGGTCTCTGGCTGATAAAAAGACGATCTCCCCATGGTTTGCCACATTGACCAAACGTGGTGTGCCGCTGAATGCGCTCTTGATCAGTATGGTTGGGGGCGGTCTGGCTTTGCTGTCCAGTATCATTGCGCCAGGTACCGTATATATTACACTGGTTTCCATTTCAGGTCTGGCTGTTGTTGCGGTATGGATGAGCATCAGTGCTTCACAGTATATGTTCCGCAGACAGTATATCCGGGAAGGACATGCGGTCAAAGATCTGGTCTACCGCACACCACTGTACCCGGCGGTACCGATTATTTCATTTATATTGTGCCTGGCTTCATGTATAGGCATTGCTTTTGACCCGACACAGCGAATAGCGCTGTATTGCGGAGTTCCATTCATTGCAGTGTGTTACGCAGTTTATTATCTGACAGAACGTGTGAATAAGAAAAGAGGACAAGTACATGACGCAAGTACAACAGACTAA
- the mmuM gene encoding homocysteine S-methyltransferase yields the protein MTQVQQTNPIEQILREYPVMILDGALATELEQHGCDLDDPLWSARVLLENPDVILQVHADYFRAGADCAITSSYQATVEGFGKRGIGEQQSLELIRKTVELAVQARDDVWAEGQGEAAEHVSGNDLNGKKQTAVAMGNRASARPRPIVAASVGPYGAYLADGSEYVGHYGVSDETLSAFHRPRITALLEAGADILAFETIPSLQEAQVLIDLLKEFPNAYAWLSFSLKDGTAISEGTPLEECAQLLGAEPQIAAIGLNCAPMELVTEAVGILSRASDKPIIVYPNSGEVYDPVTKTWSGHGICGSMSDASEQWVAAGAKIIGGCCRTTPRQIEELAKKWRSQR from the coding sequence ATGACGCAAGTACAACAGACTAATCCCATAGAACAGATTCTGCGTGAGTATCCGGTCATGATTCTGGATGGGGCGCTGGCAACCGAACTGGAACAGCATGGCTGTGATCTGGATGATCCGCTCTGGTCTGCACGTGTGTTACTGGAGAATCCGGACGTGATCCTTCAGGTCCATGCAGATTATTTTCGCGCTGGAGCCGACTGTGCGATTACATCCAGTTATCAGGCGACGGTGGAAGGCTTCGGCAAGCGAGGCATCGGAGAGCAGCAGTCGCTGGAGCTGATTCGCAAGACGGTGGAGCTGGCTGTGCAGGCGCGAGATGATGTCTGGGCAGAAGGGCAAGGTGAAGCCGCAGAGCATGTATCCGGCAATGATTTAAACGGTAAAAAACAAACGGCAGTTGCCATGGGAAATAGGGCATCGGCTCGTCCAAGACCGATTGTTGCTGCATCCGTTGGACCGTACGGCGCATATCTGGCAGATGGCTCGGAGTATGTCGGTCACTATGGTGTCTCGGACGAGACGTTGAGCGCGTTTCATCGTCCACGGATCACAGCCTTGCTGGAAGCAGGGGCGGATATTCTGGCCTTTGAGACGATCCCATCCTTGCAGGAAGCACAGGTACTGATCGATTTATTAAAAGAATTTCCGAACGCCTATGCATGGCTCTCCTTCTCATTAAAAGACGGGACAGCGATCAGTGAAGGCACGCCATTGGAAGAGTGTGCACAATTGTTAGGAGCTGAACCTCAGATTGCTGCGATTGGGCTGAATTGTGCTCCCATGGAACTGGTAACGGAAGCGGTAGGTATTCTGAGCCGTGCCAGCGATAAACCGATTATTGTATACCCGAACTCGGGTGAGGTATACGATCCAGTAACGAAGACATGGAGTGGTCACGGTATATGTGGCAGCATGAGCGATGCTTCAGAGCAGTGGGTGGCGGCAGGTGCGAAAATTATTGGCGGCTGTTGCCGCACTACGCCACGTCAGATTGAAGAACTGGCGAAAAAGTGGCGGAGTCAAAGATGA